The proteins below come from a single Mya arenaria isolate MELC-2E11 chromosome 6, ASM2691426v1 genomic window:
- the LOC128237792 gene encoding putative DMBT1-like protein encodes MLAIQAGSRAIRLRNGTTQLQGRVEVLHNGTWGTVCGNGIDTNFAKVVCRQLDYATDNVTLRSHAYFGAGSGEIWLDDVTCQGNETVIHLCMFNQWGQHSCGHTEDVGVICSASSIRLHNGATQLEGRVEVFHNGTWGTICGYAININFAKVVCRQLGYDTDNVAVLLNAYFGAGSGQIWLEQVTCQGNETVINLCMFRPWGQHYCGHYQDVGVICSKYHLSPLRSGRIQ; translated from the exons ATGTTAGCTATCCAGGCAG GTTCACGTGCTATCAGACTACGTAACGGTACAACGCAATTACAGGGGCGTGTTGAAGTACTTCACAACGGAACATGGGGTACCGTCTGTGGGAATGGTATAGACACAAACTTTGCCAAAGTCGTGTGTCGACAGCTCGATTATGCAAC TGACAATGTGACGTTACGTTCACATGCCTATTTCGGTGCAGGTAGTGGCGAGATTTGGTTGGACGATGTTACTTGTCAAGGAAACGAGACTGTGATCCACTTGTGTATGTTCAACCAATGGGGTCAGCACAGCTGCGGACATACAGAAGATGTCGGAGTTATATGTA gtGCAAGTTCTATAAGACTACATAACGGTGCAACGCAATTGGAGGGTCGTGTTGAAGTATTCCACAATGGAACATGGGGTACGATCTGTGGCTATgcaataaacattaactttgccAAAGTCGTGTGTCGACAGCTCGGATATGATAC TGATAATGTGGCGGTACTTTTGAATGCCTATTTCGGTGCAGGTAGTGGTCAGATTTGGCTGGAGCAGGTTACTTGTCAAGGAAACGAGACTGTGATCAATTTGTGTATGTTCAGACCATGGGGACAGCATTACTGTGGACATTATCAAGATGTCGGAGTTATTTGTAGTAAATATCACCTTTCACCTCTCCGTTCCGGTAGAATTCAATAG